GCACACAGCGACCGTGAACTTAGAGAATTTGATGGCTTGGATATGTAATTTTGATTCAAATACAGAAAGTACATTGTTCGGTCCAAAGGTACTTTGTGTGAAACAAGGAACTCAAACCCAAATCAGGCATCATGTGGTATTATCTGCTCAAAATTCTAATCTCCGCAGTTATTGTCGCCAGCGTTTCCGAAATCGCAAAACGCTCCAGCCTCTGTGCTGCGGCATTGGCTTCCTTGCCTCTCGTTTCGCTTCTGGCTATCGTCTGGATCTACATCGACACGAAGGATGTTGAACGAATTACGACGCTCAGCAAAGACATCCTATGGCTTGTTATCCCCTCGCTGCTCTTTTTTATTTTGCTGCCCCAACTCCTTCAGAGAGGAATCGCTTTCTGGCCCTCTTTGAGTGTTTCCTGTGGAGTTACCATGACCGGCTACGCCAT
The genomic region above belongs to Verrucomicrobiota bacterium and contains:
- a CDS encoding DUF3147 family protein, producing MWYYLLKILISAVIVASVSEIAKRSSLCAAALASLPLVSLLAIVWIYIDTKDVERITTLSKDILWLVIPSLLFFILLPQLLQRGIAFWPSLSVSCGVTMTGYAIMLKLIV